In Streptomyces sp. NBC_00483, a single window of DNA contains:
- the egtD gene encoding L-histidine N(alpha)-methyltransferase, with product MSPFRMTRTLPEDATDAALRADVQHGLTSSPKTLPPKWFYDARGSELFDEITQLPEYYPTRAEREILIARAHEIAAATGARTLVELGSGSSDKTRHLLDALTDLTTYVPVDVSESALRGAADTLLAERPALDIHAMVADFTASLELPETPGPRLVAFLGGTIGNLLPDERSAFLTAVRGLLSPGDFFLLGTDLVKDEATLVAAYDDAAGVTAAFNKNVLSVMDRELGADFRPDAFEHVALWNAECEWIEMRLRSTTAQTVKIPALDLEVDFAAGEEVRTEVSAKFRQEGVKAELHDVGLELGHWWTDEEGRFALSLSRASAGPF from the coding sequence GTGAGCCCGTTCCGCATGACCCGCACCCTGCCCGAGGACGCCACCGACGCAGCCCTTCGGGCCGACGTCCAGCACGGCCTGACCAGCTCCCCGAAGACACTGCCGCCCAAGTGGTTCTACGACGCGCGCGGCAGCGAACTCTTCGACGAGATCACCCAGTTGCCCGAGTACTACCCGACCCGCGCCGAGCGCGAGATCCTTATCGCGCGCGCCCACGAGATCGCCGCGGCGACCGGTGCGCGCACGCTCGTCGAGCTGGGCTCCGGCTCGTCCGACAAGACGCGCCACCTCCTGGACGCGCTCACCGACCTCACGACGTACGTGCCCGTGGACGTGAGCGAGAGCGCGCTGCGCGGCGCGGCGGACACGCTCCTCGCCGAGCGGCCCGCGCTCGACATCCACGCCATGGTCGCCGACTTCACGGCCTCGTTGGAGCTGCCGGAGACACCCGGGCCGCGCCTGGTCGCGTTCCTCGGCGGCACGATCGGCAATCTGCTGCCGGACGAGCGGTCGGCCTTCCTGACGGCGGTGCGCGGCCTGCTCTCCCCCGGCGACTTCTTCCTCCTCGGCACGGACCTGGTCAAGGACGAGGCGACGCTGGTGGCGGCGTACGACGACGCGGCGGGCGTCACGGCCGCGTTCAACAAGAACGTGCTGTCCGTGATGGACCGCGAGCTCGGCGCCGATTTCCGTCCCGACGCGTTCGAGCACGTCGCCCTGTGGAACGCCGAGTGCGAGTGGATCGAGATGCGGCTGCGCTCCACCACGGCGCAGACCGTGAAGATCCCGGCCCTCGACCTCGAGGTCGACTTCGCGGCGGGCGAGGAGGTGCGCACGGAGGTCTCGGCGAAGTTCCGCCAGGAGGGCGTGAAGGCGGAACTTCACGACGTGGGCCTTGAGTTGGGCCACTGGTGGACGGACGAGGAGGGAAGGTTCGCGCTGTCGTTGAGCAGGGCGTCGGCCGGGCCCTTCTAG
- a CDS encoding TetR/AcrR family transcriptional regulator — protein MSPRGVATPDVRERLFAAAERVVQRDGPGALTSRSVTTEAGCAKGLLHTHFAGLDEFVAELCLDRFARTATKARALSELVGKGTVAGNVDDVAQALFDSGGPAVSGLAMTRPAAALRVREALEGGAPGFATIQEAVTGYLEAERELGRVARALDAGATALAVVGTAHHLLMTSWPGAPDPRPEMTRLVAALVCRS, from the coding sequence ATGTCACCGCGCGGAGTGGCGACGCCCGATGTGCGCGAGCGACTGTTCGCGGCCGCCGAGCGCGTCGTGCAGAGGGACGGCCCTGGCGCGCTCACCAGTCGGTCCGTGACCACCGAGGCGGGCTGCGCCAAGGGGCTGCTGCACACGCACTTCGCGGGGCTCGACGAGTTCGTGGCCGAACTCTGCCTGGACCGCTTCGCGCGGACCGCGACGAAGGCGCGGGCACTGTCGGAGCTCGTCGGAAAGGGCACGGTGGCGGGGAACGTCGACGACGTCGCCCAGGCGCTGTTCGACTCCGGTGGCCCTGCCGTCTCGGGCCTCGCCATGACCCGCCCCGCCGCCGCGCTGCGCGTCCGCGAGGCACTGGAGGGCGGGGCGCCCGGCTTCGCGACCATCCAGGAGGCCGTCACCGGCTATTTGGAGGCCGAGCGGGAGCTCGGCCGGGTGGCGCGGGCCCTCGACGCGGGCGCGACGGCCCTCGCCGTCGTCGGCACCGCCCATCACCTTCTGATGACGAGCTGGCCGGGCGCACCGGACCCGCGGCCCGAAATGACGCGACTGGTGGCCGCGTTGGTGTGCAGGTCATAG
- a CDS encoding MFS transporter — MTSAARSPQAGRPTPEHPAQRRVLAVLVLCQALSGAGLAAGITVGALLAEQMLGSTGLAGLPSALFTGGAALGSVGIGRLCQRWGRRPGLALGYGTGAVGSLGVVLAAVAGSVPLLFVSLLVYGAGTAANLLARYAGADLASPARRGRAVSTVLFATTFGAVIGPNLVHATGNWAHAWGIPRLAGPFLLATVAYGAASVALAVLLRPDPLLLSRERAAEEQAAERVSATGNAGRTDTRGVATGTAVMVLTQLVMIAVMTMTPVHMQAHGHGTQATGLVIALHVGAMYLPSPLTGLLVDRIGRLWLAAASGATLLAAGALAALAPPHSVAALATALVLLGLGWNFGLVSGTALITDALPVATRARTQGLVDVGISLAGATGGAASGAVVAGAGFPALGLGGGLLAVLLTPLALLRHRTRSRQADAGTDKPPKSAVPEGRSATGAAAEPAGH; from the coding sequence GTCCTCTGCCAGGCCCTGAGCGGGGCGGGCCTCGCCGCAGGCATCACCGTGGGGGCGTTGCTCGCCGAGCAGATGCTGGGCTCCACGGGTCTTGCCGGGCTGCCCAGCGCGCTGTTCACCGGGGGCGCCGCGCTCGGGTCGGTGGGCATCGGGCGGCTCTGCCAGCGGTGGGGCCGCCGCCCCGGACTCGCCCTGGGGTACGGGACCGGCGCGGTCGGCAGCCTCGGCGTCGTGCTCGCCGCGGTCGCGGGCAGCGTGCCGCTGCTGTTCGTCTCCCTGCTGGTGTACGGCGCGGGCACGGCCGCCAACCTCCTCGCCCGGTACGCCGGGGCCGACCTCGCCTCGCCCGCGCGGCGCGGCCGGGCGGTCAGCACCGTCCTGTTCGCGACGACGTTCGGGGCGGTCATCGGCCCCAACCTCGTCCACGCGACGGGCAATTGGGCGCACGCCTGGGGCATACCGCGCCTCGCGGGCCCCTTCCTGCTCGCCACGGTCGCGTACGGTGCGGCCTCCGTGGCCCTGGCCGTCCTCCTGCGCCCCGACCCGCTGCTGCTCTCGCGCGAGCGAGCGGCCGAGGAGCAGGCGGCGGAGCGGGTGTCGGCCACCGGAAACGCAGGACGTACGGACACCCGCGGCGTGGCCACCGGCACCGCCGTCATGGTCCTCACCCAGCTCGTGATGATCGCTGTCATGACGATGACACCGGTCCACATGCAGGCCCACGGGCACGGTACCCAGGCCACGGGCCTGGTCATCGCCCTGCACGTGGGTGCCATGTATCTGCCGTCCCCGCTCACGGGACTCCTTGTCGACCGCATCGGACGGCTGTGGCTGGCCGCGGCCTCCGGGGCGACGCTGCTCGCGGCGGGTGCGCTCGCCGCCCTGGCGCCGCCGCACTCCGTGGCCGCGCTCGCCACGGCCCTGGTCCTGCTGGGCCTCGGCTGGAACTTCGGCCTCGTCAGCGGCACCGCCCTCATCACGGACGCGCTCCCCGTGGCCACCCGGGCCCGCACCCAGGGCCTCGTCGACGTCGGCATCTCCCTCGCGGGCGCCACGGGCGGGGCGGCCTCCGGCGCGGTGGTGGCGGGCGCCGGCTTCCCCGCCCTGGGCCTGGGCGGCGGCCTCCTGGCCGTACTCCTCACCCCGCTGGCCCTGCTGCGGCACCGCACGCGGAGCCGCCAGGCCGACGCCGGAACGGACAAGCCGCCCAAGTCCGCGGTCCCAGAGGGCAGGTCCGCTACCGGTGCGGCCGCGGAGCCCGCGGGCCACTAG
- a CDS encoding class I SAM-dependent methyltransferase, whose amino-acid sequence MPDIVNTEQAHAWNGPEGAHWARHQDRWNAVNEGFNAPLLAAARVAGRERVLDLGCGSGQTTRLAALRVPHGYAVGLDLSGPMLAEARARANREGIANISFTQGDAQTHPFEAGAFDAGISRYGVMFYADPEAAFANVGRALRPGGRLAFVCPAAAALNDWVAAMASLRGVLPVGDLGRAGLPGMFSLADPDRIREVLAAAGFTAVTVNQAQAHGTWGTGAEDAAEFLLGTGPGRHLMEQTGAGAQARARGTLTDHLRGFEAADGTVRLLSTSWLVTADRPAGPSDRS is encoded by the coding sequence GTGCCGGACATCGTCAACACAGAGCAGGCGCATGCGTGGAACGGCCCGGAAGGCGCCCACTGGGCCCGGCACCAGGACCGCTGGAACGCCGTCAACGAGGGGTTCAACGCCCCGCTCCTCGCCGCCGCCCGGGTCGCCGGGCGCGAACGGGTCCTCGACCTCGGCTGCGGCTCCGGGCAGACCACACGCCTCGCCGCGCTCCGGGTGCCCCACGGTTACGCGGTGGGCCTCGACCTGTCGGGCCCCATGCTGGCCGAGGCGCGGGCCCGCGCGAACCGGGAGGGCATCGCCAACATTTCCTTCACGCAGGGCGACGCGCAGACGCATCCCTTCGAGGCGGGCGCGTTCGACGCGGGGATCAGTCGCTACGGGGTGATGTTCTACGCCGACCCTGAAGCGGCCTTCGCCAACGTCGGCAGGGCGCTGCGCCCCGGCGGCCGCCTGGCCTTCGTCTGCCCGGCCGCCGCCGCCCTCAACGACTGGGTCGCGGCGATGGCATCCCTGCGCGGCGTCCTGCCGGTCGGCGACCTCGGGCGGGCGGGGCTGCCCGGCATGTTCTCCCTCGCCGACCCGGACCGCATCCGCGAGGTACTCGCCGCGGCCGGCTTCACCGCCGTCACCGTCAACCAGGCGCAGGCCCACGGGACATGGGGGACCGGCGCCGAGGACGCGGCGGAGTTCTTGCTGGGGACCGGCCCTGGCCGCCACCTGATGGAGCAGACCGGCGCGGGCGCGCAGGCCCGCGCCCGCGGCACCCTGACGGACCACCTGCGCGGTTTCGAGGCGGCGGACGGGACGGTCCGGCTGCTCAGCACGTCCTGGCTGGTCACAGCGGACCGTCCCGCCGGCCCGTCGGACAGGTCCTGA
- the egtC gene encoding ergothioneine biosynthesis protein EgtC: MCRHLAYLGPPVPLGEVVDAPPHSLFRQSWAPRRQRHGTVNADGFGVGWYADGDPVPARYRRAGPIWGDAAYQDLARVVRSGALLAAVRDATLAGADGEAAAAPYATGPWLFSHNGAVPGWPQSLTSLTPTLPPTDLLSMEARCDAAFLWALVLHRLRAGDEEAQALADTTLEIAEAAPTARLNFLLTNGETITATAWGDTLWYRTEPGRSVVVASEPYDDDPHWIEVPDRTLLAASRTDVLLTPLKEPSA, encoded by the coding sequence ATGTGCCGTCATCTTGCCTATCTGGGGCCGCCGGTACCGCTCGGCGAGGTCGTCGACGCGCCGCCGCACAGCCTGTTCCGGCAGTCCTGGGCGCCACGCAGGCAGCGCCACGGCACGGTCAACGCCGATGGATTCGGGGTGGGTTGGTACGCGGACGGCGACCCGGTGCCCGCCCGCTACCGCCGCGCGGGACCCATCTGGGGCGACGCGGCCTACCAGGACCTGGCCCGCGTGGTCCGCTCCGGGGCGCTGCTCGCGGCGGTCCGTGACGCGACGCTGGCCGGGGCGGACGGGGAGGCGGCAGCGGCCCCGTACGCGACCGGGCCCTGGCTGTTCAGCCACAACGGGGCGGTACCGGGCTGGCCGCAGTCCCTGACCTCTCTGACACCCACCCTGCCGCCGACGGACCTGCTCTCCATGGAGGCCCGCTGCGACGCGGCGTTCCTGTGGGCGCTCGTCCTGCACCGGCTGCGGGCGGGCGACGAGGAGGCGCAGGCGCTCGCCGACACCACCCTGGAGATCGCCGAGGCGGCACCCACCGCCCGCCTCAACTTCCTGCTCACCAACGGCGAGACGATCACCGCCACGGCCTGGGGCGACACCCTGTGGTACCGCACCGAGCCGGGCCGCTCCGTCGTCGTCGCCTCCGAGCCCTACGACGACGATCCGCACTGGATCGAGGTCCCCGACCGCACGCTGCTCGCGGCGAGCCGCACCGACGTCCTGTTGACCCCGCTCAAGGAGCCCTCCGCGTGA
- the egtB gene encoding ergothioneine biosynthesis protein EgtB, with translation MTAEENVTTDPEALRGRAADALEAARRRTTLLTSCVEEGELTAQHSPLMSPLVWDLAHIGNQEEQWLLRAVAGQEAIRPEIDPLYDAFEHPRSERPSLPLLAPHEARGYAADVRGRAFDVLEKASFEPEGMRSLTRSGFAFGMIAQHEQQHDETMLITHQLRKGGAALTAPDPEPRARPYDGPAEVLVPGGPFTMGTTAEPWALDNERPAHTRLVPPFHIDTTPVTNAAYMEFVEEGGYREERWWAPAGWAMVREHGLEAPLFWRREGGQWLRRRFGVTEPVPPDDPVLHVSWYEADAYARWAGRRLPSEEEWEKAARHHPASGRSMRYPWGDTDPTPDRANLGQRHLRPATAGSYELGESPLGVRQLMGDVWEWTSSDFLPYPGFVAYPYREYSEVFFGSDHKVLRGGSFAVDAVACRGTFRNWDHPIRRQIFSGFRTACDAEPLERA, from the coding sequence ATGACCGCTGAGGAGAATGTCACCACGGACCCGGAGGCGCTTCGCGGCCGCGCCGCGGACGCACTCGAGGCCGCCCGGCGCCGCACGACACTGCTGACGAGCTGTGTCGAAGAGGGCGAACTCACCGCCCAGCACTCGCCGTTGATGTCACCGCTCGTCTGGGATCTCGCGCACATCGGGAACCAGGAGGAGCAGTGGCTGCTGCGCGCGGTCGCGGGCCAGGAGGCGATCCGCCCCGAGATCGACCCGCTGTACGACGCCTTCGAGCACCCGCGCTCGGAGCGCCCGAGCCTGCCGCTGCTCGCGCCGCATGAGGCGCGCGGCTATGCGGCGGACGTCCGCGGGCGCGCCTTCGATGTGCTGGAGAAGGCCTCGTTCGAGCCGGAGGGGATGCGGAGTCTCACCCGCTCGGGCTTCGCCTTCGGGATGATCGCCCAGCACGAGCAGCAGCACGACGAGACGATGCTGATCACGCATCAGCTGAGGAAGGGCGGCGCGGCGCTCACCGCGCCCGACCCGGAGCCCCGGGCGCGTCCGTACGACGGTCCCGCCGAAGTCCTCGTCCCCGGCGGGCCGTTCACGATGGGCACGACGGCCGAGCCGTGGGCCCTGGACAACGAGCGTCCCGCGCACACCCGCCTGGTTCCGCCGTTCCACATCGACACGACGCCGGTGACGAACGCCGCGTACATGGAGTTCGTCGAGGAGGGCGGCTACCGGGAGGAGCGCTGGTGGGCGCCGGCCGGCTGGGCGATGGTGCGCGAACACGGCCTCGAGGCGCCGCTGTTCTGGCGCCGCGAGGGCGGGCAGTGGCTGCGCAGGCGGTTCGGGGTGACCGAGCCCGTGCCGCCGGACGATCCGGTGCTGCACGTGAGCTGGTACGAGGCCGACGCCTATGCGCGGTGGGCGGGGCGCCGCCTGCCGAGCGAGGAGGAGTGGGAGAAGGCGGCCCGCCACCACCCGGCCTCGGGCCGTTCGATGCGCTATCCCTGGGGTGACACGGACCCGACGCCTGACCGCGCCAACCTGGGCCAGCGCCACCTGCGGCCCGCCACGGCCGGCAGCTATGAACTCGGCGAATCCCCGCTCGGCGTACGGCAGTTGATGGGCGACGTGTGGGAGTGGACGTCGAGCGACTTCCTGCCCTACCCGGGGTTCGTGGCGTATCCGTACCGCGAGTATTCGGAAGTGTTCTTCGGGTCCGACCACAAGGTGCTGCGCGGTGGTTCGTTCGCCGTGGACGCGGTGGCGTGCCGGGGCACGTTCCGCAACTGGGACCATCCGATCCGGCGGCAGATCTTCTCCGGGTTCCGCACGGCGTGCGACGCCGAGCCACTGGAGCGTGCCTGA